In the Kitasatospora terrestris genome, one interval contains:
- a CDS encoding GNAT family N-acetyltransferase has protein sequence MNEITFPKTRTAIRKQRWRRDAVEIAAIFTAVAAADLVANVVVHGHDGPVLLVVSAAALLATALFHSWWAHRHPHGPPSPDTPAPPGPAEAAGEAGGPLEEYEPSVLWRVRTTVEDSTGSLAKVCTALASLRVNIVSLQTHPLPSGTVDEFLVRAPRSLTRAELTSALAAAGGHDIWTDEADAHELVDVPAHVLALATRTALDASELPVALRQLFGRSTIRQYPDKGRSTPAGVDGHVMRLPVPGGDLIELSRPHLPFTPTEFARAQALVELDSLLGPRVPQVAARLPQPAGEDDLTVRRAVPEDKAQALAMHRRCSPDALRKRYHGPVRDADRYLDHLLDPRHGQTLAVETADGRIVALAHLMWDDEGAEVALLVEDDWQRRGLGVDLLRRMAASALEAGVKTVYAVTTSSNTGLISTMRRLSAPLDYQVEDGTLVITAHLAEAADQLPAAWPGRA, from the coding sequence GCAAGCAGCGCTGGCGCCGCGACGCCGTCGAGATCGCTGCCATCTTCACCGCCGTGGCCGCGGCCGACCTGGTCGCCAACGTCGTGGTGCACGGCCACGACGGACCGGTGCTGCTGGTGGTCTCGGCCGCCGCACTGCTCGCCACGGCGCTGTTCCACAGCTGGTGGGCGCATCGCCATCCGCACGGACCGCCCTCGCCCGACACCCCCGCACCGCCCGGCCCGGCGGAGGCGGCGGGCGAGGCCGGCGGGCCGCTGGAGGAGTACGAGCCAAGCGTGCTCTGGCGGGTCCGCACCACCGTCGAGGACTCCACCGGCAGCCTGGCGAAGGTGTGCACCGCGCTCGCCTCGCTGCGGGTCAACATCGTCTCGCTGCAGACGCACCCGCTGCCCTCCGGCACGGTCGACGAGTTCCTGGTCCGGGCGCCGCGCTCGCTGACCCGGGCCGAGCTGACCTCCGCCCTCGCGGCGGCCGGCGGGCACGACATCTGGACCGACGAGGCCGACGCCCACGAGCTGGTCGACGTGCCCGCGCACGTCCTGGCGCTCGCCACCCGGACCGCGCTGGACGCCTCCGAGCTGCCGGTGGCGCTGCGCCAGCTGTTCGGCCGCTCGACCATCCGGCAGTACCCGGACAAGGGCCGCTCCACCCCGGCCGGGGTGGACGGGCACGTGATGCGCCTGCCGGTGCCCGGCGGCGACCTGATCGAGCTGAGCCGCCCGCACCTGCCGTTCACCCCGACCGAGTTCGCCCGGGCGCAGGCCCTGGTCGAGCTGGACAGCCTGCTCGGCCCGCGCGTCCCGCAGGTCGCGGCCCGGCTGCCGCAGCCGGCCGGCGAGGACGACCTGACCGTCCGCCGCGCGGTGCCGGAGGACAAGGCGCAGGCGCTCGCCATGCACCGGCGCTGCTCCCCGGACGCGCTGCGCAAGCGCTACCACGGCCCGGTCCGGGACGCCGACCGCTACCTCGACCACCTGCTCGACCCGCGGCACGGCCAGACCCTCGCCGTGGAGACCGCCGACGGCCGGATCGTGGCGCTCGCCCACCTGATGTGGGACGACGAGGGCGCGGAGGTCGCCCTGCTGGTCGAGGACGACTGGCAGCGCCGGGGCCTGGGCGTGGACCTGCTGCGCCGGATGGCCGCCTCCGCCCTGGAGGCCGGGGTGAAGACCGTGTACGCGGTCACCACCTCCTCCAACACCGGCCTGATCTCCACCATGCGCCGGCTCTCCGCCCCGCTCGACTACCAGGTCGAGGACGGCACCCTGGTGATCACCGCGCACCTCGCGGAGGCCGCCGACCAGCTGCCGGCCGCCTGGCCCGGCCGCGCCTGA